A stretch of Ectothiorhodospiraceae bacterium BW-2 DNA encodes these proteins:
- a CDS encoding GNAT family N-acetyltransferase, protein MAWCPIQNYRGDHYSYRGYCRGRWLNASFDFNALCRFLQQGQRAIWLLCGEEDECRAIAKWYCRHLPALLWRSLQPSDRPEAIIGAEYRLLLLSSHHDFDPNQFAAAVGALQGGGVLIWLLPPTRCWPQGWPDRVQQRLAVYPWQAEALDRRYQQRLVRFLSVAKPPLFVAEVAAARGGGWQNLALLQQLRQPPLGLNLTRAEQIRALAYLERNATGHRYRPVVILADRGRGKSTLLGLAAAALLKRKLGHIVVVALQRSMVTTLFEQARRQLPGARLDRNGLTWRGRQLRYCCATDADVSGADWVVVDEAATLPLERLQQWLISLPRLVLATTVDGYEGSGRGFQLRLLPWLKRELPNWQLCQLQQPQRWLSDDKLEPWSRQLLLLESQPSAESVWVPDLDRVVLREFNREALWQQEPLLQQLFELLVAAHYQTTPLDLRHLLDGPNIRLFGLWTPESTLLAVAMVAMEGELPPALSEAVRFNVRRPRGHLLVQTLINHVGLASSGGLRWARIVRVAVEPSLQRRGLGRKLITTLQQQLQRQGIDMIGALFAADSALIDFWHSLSWRCGYCALKINRSSGRRSLVMLHGLSEAGRAAEHHFLSRYAPQWWQLLLGALQRLESELVWRIGADLPLPQRLEREDYDDLEAFAYGRREPETVLLPLKVMLQSKLWYAASSLPPWSDRAWLVALLFQRAAPEEIGRLSGGRRQWVERLRAYCRQWLQSDLFD, encoded by the coding sequence TTGGCGTGGTGCCCAATCCAGAACTACAGGGGCGATCACTACAGTTACCGTGGTTACTGCCGAGGACGATGGTTGAACGCTAGTTTCGATTTCAACGCGCTCTGCCGCTTTTTGCAACAGGGGCAGCGGGCGATCTGGCTGCTCTGTGGTGAGGAGGACGAGTGTCGCGCTATCGCCAAGTGGTACTGTCGGCACCTCCCCGCCTTGCTGTGGCGCTCTTTGCAGCCCTCAGATCGCCCCGAGGCGATTATCGGTGCGGAGTATCGTCTGCTGCTGCTCTCTAGCCACCACGACTTTGATCCGAACCAGTTTGCCGCCGCAGTCGGGGCGCTGCAAGGGGGTGGGGTGCTGATCTGGTTACTCCCCCCGACGCGGTGCTGGCCACAGGGGTGGCCAGATCGAGTTCAGCAGCGGTTAGCGGTCTATCCGTGGCAGGCCGAGGCGCTGGATAGGCGGTATCAACAGCGGTTAGTGCGCTTTTTATCTGTCGCGAAACCGCCGCTCTTTGTCGCTGAAGTGGCCGCTGCGAGGGGAGGGGGTTGGCAAAATTTGGCGCTGTTACAGCAGCTACGGCAGCCCCCCTTAGGACTCAATTTGACCCGTGCCGAGCAGATTCGGGCGCTCGCCTATTTAGAGCGCAACGCGACCGGTCACCGCTACCGTCCGGTGGTTATTTTGGCCGATCGCGGGCGGGGGAAGAGTACCCTGCTAGGGTTGGCCGCCGCAGCGCTACTCAAACGCAAGCTAGGCCATATCGTGGTGGTGGCGTTGCAGCGCTCTATGGTGACAACGCTCTTTGAACAGGCGAGACGCCAGCTACCGGGGGCGAGACTGGATCGTAACGGCCTAACTTGGCGCGGGCGACAGCTACGCTACTGTTGTGCCACAGATGCCGATGTAAGCGGTGCCGACTGGGTGGTGGTGGATGAGGCCGCGACACTACCGTTAGAGCGGCTCCAGCAGTGGTTGATCTCGCTGCCGCGACTGGTACTAGCGACCACCGTGGATGGATATGAGGGCAGTGGTCGCGGCTTTCAGTTGCGACTACTGCCTTGGCTTAAGAGGGAGCTACCGAACTGGCAGCTATGTCAGCTACAGCAGCCGCAGCGCTGGTTGAGCGACGATAAGTTAGAGCCGTGGAGCCGCCAGCTACTGCTCTTAGAGAGCCAGCCTAGCGCCGAGTCGGTTTGGGTGCCCGATCTCGATAGAGTGGTGTTGCGGGAGTTTAACCGCGAGGCGCTATGGCAGCAGGAGCCGCTGTTACAGCAGCTATTTGAGTTACTGGTTGCGGCCCATTATCAGACCACACCGCTCGATCTGCGCCATCTGCTGGATGGGCCAAATATACGCCTGTTTGGCCTCTGGACGCCAGAGAGCACCCTGCTTGCGGTGGCGATGGTGGCGATGGAGGGGGAGCTGCCGCCCGCGCTGAGCGAGGCGGTGCGGTTCAATGTGCGCCGTCCGCGGGGGCACCTATTGGTGCAGACGCTCATTAACCATGTCGGTCTAGCCTCTAGTGGAGGACTGCGCTGGGCACGAATCGTCCGAGTGGCGGTCGAGCCATCACTACAACGGCGTGGATTGGGGCGAAAGTTAATCACGACACTACAGCAGCAGCTACAGCGACAGGGGATCGATATGATCGGGGCGCTGTTTGCCGCGGATAGTGCGTTAATCGATTTTTGGCACAGCCTCTCATGGCGTTGCGGCTATTGTGCCCTTAAAATAAATCGCAGCAGTGGCCGACGCTCGTTAGTGATGCTGCATGGCCTCTCTGAGGCGGGCCGAGCGGCCGAGCACCACTTTTTATCCCGTTACGCCCCGCAGTGGTGGCAGCTACTGCTAGGTGCTTTACAGCGCCTAGAGAGTGAGCTGGTGTGGCGGATAGGTGCCGATCTGCCGCTACCACAGCGGCTTGAGCGCGAAGATTATGACGATTTAGAGGCGTTTGCCTACGGCAGACGCGAGCCGGAAACCGTGCTGTTGCCACTAAAGGTTATGCTACAATCGAAACTTTGGTATGCTGCATCTTCGTTACCGCCATGGTCAGATCGTGCTTGGCTGGTCGCTCTGCTGTTTCAGCGGGCGGCGCCAGAGG
- a CDS encoding ABC transporter ATP-binding protein — MLTVKDISFGYQRTLLLQGVSCRVGAGEMVALVGPNGAGKSTLLKLLAGLLTPSRGEIWLQGQPLHRWGLVQRAQKIGYLAQQGEIAWGVSVEQLVALGRYPYGGSMQSVRAAAPFIERVLAECDLLPLRKRRADTLSGGERARLLLARVLVGEPQLLLVDEPVAALDLAHQLQLMQQLERFCQQGGALLLVVHNLQLAAHFSSKVVLLQQGKLVAEGEAAKVLTPERMAQLFGVVPNPELQGRSLQLPWLLPRTMVER, encoded by the coding sequence ATGTTAACGGTTAAAGATATTTCGTTTGGCTATCAGCGCACCCTGTTGTTACAGGGGGTGAGCTGTCGGGTTGGTGCCGGCGAGATGGTGGCGCTGGTCGGCCCGAATGGTGCCGGTAAATCGACCCTGTTGAAGCTATTAGCGGGGCTGCTGACCCCAAGTCGCGGCGAGATCTGGTTGCAGGGGCAGCCGCTCCATCGCTGGGGGCTGGTGCAGCGGGCACAAAAAATTGGCTATTTGGCACAGCAGGGGGAGATCGCCTGGGGGGTCTCGGTGGAGCAGTTGGTGGCGCTAGGGCGCTACCCCTATGGCGGCTCAATGCAGAGCGTGAGGGCGGCGGCCCCCTTCATTGAGCGGGTATTGGCCGAGTGCGATCTGCTCCCTTTGCGAAAACGGCGTGCCGATACCCTCTCGGGGGGGGAGCGGGCGCGGCTGCTCTTAGCGCGAGTCCTAGTCGGTGAGCCGCAACTTCTCTTGGTGGATGAGCCGGTGGCGGCGCTCGATTTGGCGCATCAACTACAGCTTATGCAGCAGTTAGAGCGCTTTTGCCAGCAGGGGGGGGCTCTGCTTCTTGTGGTGCATAATCTGCAGCTAGCGGCCCATTTTAGCTCTAAAGTGGTGCTGTTACAGCAGGGGAAGCTGGTCGCTGAGGGGGAGGCGGCAAAGGTGTTGACGCCTGAGCGCATGGCACAGCTATTTGGCGTGGTGCCCAATCCAGAACTACAGGGGCGATCACTACAGTTACCGTGGTTACTGCCGAGGACGATGGTTGAACGCTAG
- a CDS encoding iron ABC transporter permease — translation MIGGYRVVWGGLPLLLLSLLSLTLGAEPLPLLETLQRWWSGEAHPFVTILVEIRLPRTLIALTAGAALGLAGAVMQGLLRNPLAAPELMGSASGAALGAVISLYFGLYLLWPLALPLGGVIGALLVTVVVYRLAGGGISTLTLILAGIAVNSLAMALISLLLNLAPSAYAVKEMLLWLLGSLANLSWHEFWLLLPGVGVGALLLWRSGRALDALTLGEESAATLGVDLTRLRLVVLVGTALTVGPVVAVCGAIGFIGLVVPHLMRLWVGEQPSDLLGVSALGGATLLLLADIVTRLLPTHGDLKVGVVTALLGAPLFLWLILRR, via the coding sequence GTGATCGGGGGGTATCGAGTGGTATGGGGGGGGCTGCCGCTGCTACTGCTCTCGCTACTCTCATTGACGCTTGGGGCGGAGCCGCTACCGTTACTCGAAACGCTACAGCGCTGGTGGTCGGGTGAGGCGCACCCCTTTGTGACGATTTTGGTCGAAATTCGGTTACCGCGCACGCTCATCGCGCTAACGGCTGGCGCGGCACTCGGTTTAGCCGGAGCGGTGATGCAGGGGCTACTGCGTAACCCGTTAGCGGCGCCCGAACTGATGGGCAGCGCTTCGGGGGCGGCGCTTGGGGCGGTCATTAGCCTCTATTTTGGTCTCTATCTGCTCTGGCCGTTGGCGCTGCCGCTCGGGGGGGTGATCGGTGCGCTGTTGGTGACGGTTGTGGTCTATCGTTTGGCCGGCGGCGGTATCTCTACGCTAACGCTCATTTTGGCCGGTATTGCGGTGAACTCATTGGCGATGGCGCTAATCTCGCTACTGCTCAATTTAGCGCCGAGCGCCTATGCGGTGAAAGAGATGCTGTTATGGCTGCTCGGCTCGCTCGCTAACCTCTCGTGGCACGAGTTTTGGCTGCTGCTGCCGGGGGTGGGAGTGGGGGCGCTACTGCTGTGGCGTAGTGGTCGAGCGCTTGATGCGTTAACGCTAGGGGAGGAGAGTGCAGCGACGTTAGGGGTCGATTTAACTCGCTTGCGTTTGGTGGTCTTAGTGGGTACTGCCTTAACGGTTGGGCCGGTGGTGGCGGTGTGTGGCGCTATCGGCTTTATCGGGCTGGTGGTGCCTCATCTGATGCGGCTCTGGGTCGGGGAGCAGCCCTCCGATCTACTGGGGGTGAGTGCCCTCGGTGGCGCTACTCTGCTACTCTTGGCCGACATCGTTACCCGCCTATTGCCGACTCATGGCGATCTTAAGGTGGGGGTCGTGACGGCGCTGCTGGGAGCGCCGCTCTTTTTGTGGCTAATCTTGCGGCGCTGA
- a CDS encoding cobalamin ABC transporter substrate-binding protein: MRRKAAQWLPLLALLMVVGAVRGEVPQRVVSVNLCSDQLLLLLADAEQIAAVSYLVQQPQSSLMAATAARFQAHRGRVEEILARQPDLVLAHQYSSPQLLQQLRQLGIRVEIVAAATTIEAIRATIEQVAHWLGTAQRGQRVSRALAQRLSRIVPSNESERVAALFFQPDGYTTGRDTLQHTALELAGWRNVAADLGVEGYAPIALEHLVVAEPSQIFTSRYGSEPLSRAELLLQHPALRRLMAGRQVIDIDYRYWICATPQIAEAIEQLYHIRRERRQ, encoded by the coding sequence ATGAGGCGCAAGGCTGCTCAGTGGTTACCCCTCTTAGCCCTCCTGATGGTGGTCGGTGCGGTTAGGGGGGAGGTGCCGCAGCGGGTCGTGTCGGTCAATCTCTGTAGCGATCAGCTACTGCTGCTGCTAGCCGATGCCGAACAGATTGCCGCCGTCAGCTATCTGGTGCAGCAGCCACAGAGTTCGTTGATGGCGGCAACTGCGGCCCGATTTCAAGCCCATCGGGGTCGAGTCGAGGAGATTTTGGCGCGACAGCCCGATCTGGTGTTAGCTCACCAATATAGTTCACCGCAGCTACTGCAGCAGCTACGCCAGCTTGGGATAAGGGTCGAGATCGTGGCCGCTGCAACGACGATTGAGGCGATTAGGGCCACTATCGAACAGGTCGCCCACTGGCTAGGTACGGCGCAGCGAGGGCAGAGGGTGAGTCGGGCGCTGGCTCAGCGTCTGTCACGCATTGTGCCGTCCAACGAATCGGAGAGGGTTGCGGCGCTCTTTTTTCAGCCCGATGGCTACACGACCGGTCGTGATACCTTGCAACATACGGCGCTGGAGCTAGCGGGTTGGCGTAATGTGGCGGCCGATTTAGGGGTGGAGGGGTATGCGCCGATAGCGCTGGAGCATCTGGTGGTGGCAGAGCCTAGCCAAATCTTTACCTCCCGTTACGGTAGCGAACCCCTCTCTCGTGCCGAACTGCTGCTACAGCACCCGGCGCTGAGGCGGTTAATGGCGGGGCGTCAGGTGATCGATATCGACTATCGCTACTGGATCTGCGCTACGCCACAGATCGCCGAGGCGATTGAGCAGCTCTACCATATTCGTAGGGAGAGGAGGCAGTGA